In Monodelphis domestica isolate mMonDom1 chromosome 4, mMonDom1.pri, whole genome shotgun sequence, one DNA window encodes the following:
- the GSK3A gene encoding glycogen synthase kinase-3 alpha isoform X1 has product MSGGAPAGGGGGSGGSGSNSSGRTGTGSFIEPGTGGPAGQAGSGPGSGASGSGAPGSGPSGSGSGPGTADSKILAPGPSSASALPAPSSGPGPGSGPGSLPGPGSNVAGAGTTILASGSTVVGGGLGGSSSFPPPAVKLGRDSGKVTTVMATLGQGPERSQEVAYTDIKVIGNGSFGVVYQARLAESGELVAIKKVLQDKRFKNRELQIMRKLDHCNIVRLRYFFYSSGEKKDELYLNLVLDFVPETVYRVARHFTKAKLTIPSIYVKVYMYQLFRSLAYIHSQGVCHRDIKPQNLLVDPDTAVLKLCDFGSAKQLVRGEPNVSYICSRYYRAPELIFGATDYTSSIDVWSAGCVLAELLLGQPIFPGDSGVDQLVEIIKVLGTPTREQIREMNPNYTEFKFPQIKAHPWTKVFKSRTPPEAIALCSHLLEYTPATRLSPLEACAHSFFDDLRSPGAQLPNSRQLPPLFNFSSSELSIQPSLNGILVPSHLRSPAASISCPPSSLGELDTEPPPPPLSLLACERLAQPSAVLSPQF; this is encoded by the exons ATGAGCGGCGGAGCCCCGGCGGGCggtggcggcggcagcggcggtaGCGGCAGCAACAGCTCGGGCCGGACCGGGACCGGCTCGTTCATAGAGCCTGGGACTGGGGGGCCGGCGGGGCAGGCGGGGTCGGGGCCGGGGTCAGGGGCATCGGGATCAGGAGCGCCGGGGTCGGGGCCGAGCGGAAGCGGATCAGGCCCGGGGACCGCCGACTCCAAGATCTTAGCCCCGGGCCCATCCTCCGCCTCGGCCCTGCCGGCCCCGAGTTCCGGCCCTGGACCTGGTTCCGGTCCCGGTTCCCTTCCTGGCCCCGGCTCCAACGTCGCAGGAGCCGGGACAACGATCTTAGCCTCGGGCTCCACCGTAGTAGGAGGAGGATTAGGAGGGAGCTCTAGCTTCCCCCCGCCCGCCGTGAAACTGGGCC GTGACAGTGGGAAAGTGACCACAGTGATGGCAACCTTGGGGCAGGGGCCAGAGCGCTCCCAAGAGGTGGCCTACACAGACATCAAGGTGATTGGCAATGGCTCCTTTGGTGTCGTCTATCAGGCCCGCTTGGCAGAGTCAGGGGAGCTGGTGGCCATCAAGAAGGTGCTGCAGGACAAGAGGTTCAAG AACCGGGAGCTGCAGATCATGCGCAAGCTGGACCATTGCAACATCGTCCGGCTCCGCTATTTCTTCTACTCCAGTGGGGAGAAG AAGGACGAGCTCTACCTGAACCTGGTGCTGGACTTCGTCCCCGAGACCGTCTACCGGGTGGCCCGACACTTCACCAAGGCCAAGCTGACCATCCCCTCCATCTACGTCAAG GTGTACATGTACCAGCTTTTCCGGAGCCTGGCCTACATCCACTCGCAGGGGGTGTGCCACAGAGACATCAAGCCCCAGAACCTGCTGGTGGACCCCGACACCGCTGTTCTGAAGCTGTGCGACTTTGGCAG CGCTAAGCAGCTGGTGCGGGGGGAGCCCAACGTCTCCTACATCTGCTCGCGGTACTACCGGGCCCCCGAGCTCATCTTTGGAGCCACCGACTATACCTCGTCCATCG ACGTGTGGTCGGCCGGCTGCGTCCTGGCCGAGCTCCTCCTGGGCCAGCCCATCTTCCCCGGGGACAGCGGCGTAGACCAGCTGGTGGAGATTATCAAG GTGCTGGGGACGCCGACGCGGGAGCAGATCCGGGAGATGAACCCAAATTACACTGAGTTCAAGTTCCCCCAGATTAAGGCCCATCCCTGGACGAAG GTCTTCAAGTCCCGGACCCCTCCCGAGGCCATCGCCCTGTGCTCCCACCTGCTGGAGTACACCCCCGCCACCAGGCTGTCCCCCTTGGAGGCCTGTGCCCACAGCTTCTTCGACGACCTGCGAAGCCCTGGGGCCCAGCTCCCCAACAGCCGGCAGCTGCCCCCCCTCTTCAACTTTAGCTCCAGTG AGCTTTCCATCCAGCCAAGTCTCAATGGTATCCTCGTCCCTTCCCACCTGAGGAGTCCCGCGGCCTCCATCTCCTGCCCCCCGTCCTCACTTGGTGAGTTGGACACggagccccccccacccccgttgAGCCTTCTGGCCTGCGAGAGACTGGCTCAACCCTCTGCCGTCCTGTCGCCTCAGTTTTAG
- the ERF gene encoding ETS domain-containing transcription factor ERF: MKTPADTGFAFPDWAYKPESSPGSRQIQLWHFILELLRKEEYQDVIAWQGDYGEFVIKDPDEVARLWGVRKCKPQMNYDKLSRALRYYYNKRILHKTKGKRFTYKFNFNKLVLVNYPFIDVGLAGGAVPQSAPPVPSGGGHFRFPPSTPSEVLSPTEDPRSPPACSASSSASSLFSAVVARRLGRGSVSDCSDGTSELEEALVEDPRARPPGPPELGAFRGPPLARLAPDAGVFRVYPRPRGGPEPLSPFPVSPLAGPGSLLPPQLSPAMPVTPTHLAYSPSPTLSPMYPGGGGSSGGGSHFSFSPEDMKRYLQAHTQSVYNYHLSPRAFLHYPGLVVPQPQRPDKCPLPPLAPETPPAPSSASSSSSSSSSSPFKFKLQPPPLGRRQQREREKPPLAGDPPAPGPAPPQIKVEPISEGESEEVEVTDISSDDDDEDGEVFKAPRVPPAPPKAEPGEPPGPAQCMPLKLRFKRRWSEDRRLEGGGGVGGPEEDDKKVRAGTPAAPRRVSADLQHATAQLSLEHRDS; encoded by the exons ATGAAGACCCCGGCGGACACAG GCTTCGCCTTCCCCGACTGGGCCTACAAGCCCGAGTCCTCGCCGGGCTCCCGGCAGATCCAGCTGTGGCACTTCATCCTGGAGCTGCTCCGCAAGGAGGAATACCAGGATGTCATCGCGTGGCAGGGGGACTACGGCGAGTTCGTCATCAAGGACCCCGACGAGGTGGCCCGCCTGTGGGGTGTCCGCAAGTGCAAGCCCCAGATGAACTATGACAAGCTGAGCCGGGCCCTGCG CTACTACTACAACAAGCGCATCCTTCACAAGACCAAGGGCAAGAGGTTCACCTACAAGTTCAACTTCAACAAGCTTGTGCTGGTCAACTACCCATTCATCGACGTGGGGCTGGCAG GTGGGGCCGTGCCTCAGAGCGCCCCGCCGGTGCCCTCTGGCGGGGGCCACTTCCGATTCCCCCCGTCCACGCcctcggaggtgctgtcccccacGGAGGACCCTCGCTCGCCTCCGGCCTGCTCGGCCTCCTCGTcagcctcttccctcttctcGGCCGTGGTGGCCCGGCGTTTGGGCAGAGGCTCCGTCAGCGACTGCAGCGACGGCACCTCGGAGCTGGAGGAGGCCCTGGTGGAAGACCCCAGGGCCCGTCCTCCAGGACCCCCGGAGCTGGGTGCCTTTCGGGGACCCCCTCTGGCCCGACTGGCCCCCGACGCAGGCGTCTTCCGGGTCTATCCCCGGCCCCGTGGGGGACCCGAGCCCCTGAGCCCCTTCCCCGTGTCTCCCCTGGCCGGCCCCGGCTCCCTGCTCCCCCCCCAGCTCTCCCCGGCCATGCCCGTGACCCCCACCCACTTGGCCTACAGCCCCTCCCCCACGCTGAGCCCCATGTACCCCGGGGGGGGCGGCAGCTCTGGGGGGGGCTCCCACTTCTCTTTCAGCCCGGAGGATATGAAGCGCTACCTCCAGGCTCACACCCAGAGTGTCTACAACTACCACCTCAGCCCCCGAGCCTTCCTGCACTACCCGGGGCTGGTGGTCCCCCAGCCCCAGCGCCCAGACAAGTGCCCGCTGCCACCCCTGGCCCCCGAGACGCCACCTGCCCCGTCCTCGGcctcctcgtcctcctcgtcctcctcgtcTTCCCCCTTCAAGTTCAAGCTGCAGCCCCCACCCCTGGGCCGGCGGCAGCAGCGCGAGCGTGAGAAGCCCCCCCTGGCAGGGGACCCCCCGGCTCCTGGCCCGGCCCCCCCCCAGATCAAGGTGGAGCCCATCTCAGAGGGCGAGTCGGAGGAGGTGGAGGTGACCGACATCAGCAGCGATGACGACGATGAGGACGGAGAGGTGTTCAAGGCTCCCCGGGTGCCCCCTGCGCCCCCCAAGGCCGAGCCCGGGGAGCCCCCTGGCCCCGCCCAGTGCATGCCCCTCAAACTGCGCTTCAAGCGGCGCTGGAGCGAGGACCGCCGcctggaggggggtgggggagtcgGGGGGCCAGAGGAGGACGACAAGAAGGTCCGGGCCGGGACCCCTGCGGCCCCCAGGCGGGTCAGCGCCGACCTCCAGCATGCCACTGCCCAGCTCTCCCTGGAGCACCGCGATTCCTGA
- the GSK3A gene encoding glycogen synthase kinase-3 alpha isoform X2, which produces MSGGAPAGGGGGSGGSGSNSSGRTGTGSFIEPGTGGPAGQAGSGPGSGASGSGAPGSGPSGSGSGPGTADSKILAPGPSSASALPAPSSGPGPGSGPGSLPGPGSNVAGAGTTILASGSTVVGGGLGGSSSFPPPAVKLGRDSGKVTTVMATLGQGPERSQEVAYTDIKVIGNGSFGVVYQARLAESGELVAIKKVLQDKRFKNRELQIMRKLDHCNIVRLRYFFYSSGEKKDELYLNLVLDFVPETVYRVARHFTKAKLTIPSIYVKVYMYQLFRSLAYIHSQGVCHRDIKPQNLLVDPDTAVLKLCDFGSAKQLVRGEPNVSYICSRYYRAPELIFGATDYTSSIDVWSAGCVLAELLLGQPIFPGDSGVDQLVEIIKVLGTPTREQIREMNPNYTEFKFPQIKAHPWTKVFKSRTPPEAIALCSHLLEYTPATRLSPLEACAHSFFDDLRSPGAQLPNSRQLPPLFNFSSSELSIQPSLNGILVPSHLRSPAASISCPPSSLVLGETQERPGQEPSTSVANSS; this is translated from the exons ATGAGCGGCGGAGCCCCGGCGGGCggtggcggcggcagcggcggtaGCGGCAGCAACAGCTCGGGCCGGACCGGGACCGGCTCGTTCATAGAGCCTGGGACTGGGGGGCCGGCGGGGCAGGCGGGGTCGGGGCCGGGGTCAGGGGCATCGGGATCAGGAGCGCCGGGGTCGGGGCCGAGCGGAAGCGGATCAGGCCCGGGGACCGCCGACTCCAAGATCTTAGCCCCGGGCCCATCCTCCGCCTCGGCCCTGCCGGCCCCGAGTTCCGGCCCTGGACCTGGTTCCGGTCCCGGTTCCCTTCCTGGCCCCGGCTCCAACGTCGCAGGAGCCGGGACAACGATCTTAGCCTCGGGCTCCACCGTAGTAGGAGGAGGATTAGGAGGGAGCTCTAGCTTCCCCCCGCCCGCCGTGAAACTGGGCC GTGACAGTGGGAAAGTGACCACAGTGATGGCAACCTTGGGGCAGGGGCCAGAGCGCTCCCAAGAGGTGGCCTACACAGACATCAAGGTGATTGGCAATGGCTCCTTTGGTGTCGTCTATCAGGCCCGCTTGGCAGAGTCAGGGGAGCTGGTGGCCATCAAGAAGGTGCTGCAGGACAAGAGGTTCAAG AACCGGGAGCTGCAGATCATGCGCAAGCTGGACCATTGCAACATCGTCCGGCTCCGCTATTTCTTCTACTCCAGTGGGGAGAAG AAGGACGAGCTCTACCTGAACCTGGTGCTGGACTTCGTCCCCGAGACCGTCTACCGGGTGGCCCGACACTTCACCAAGGCCAAGCTGACCATCCCCTCCATCTACGTCAAG GTGTACATGTACCAGCTTTTCCGGAGCCTGGCCTACATCCACTCGCAGGGGGTGTGCCACAGAGACATCAAGCCCCAGAACCTGCTGGTGGACCCCGACACCGCTGTTCTGAAGCTGTGCGACTTTGGCAG CGCTAAGCAGCTGGTGCGGGGGGAGCCCAACGTCTCCTACATCTGCTCGCGGTACTACCGGGCCCCCGAGCTCATCTTTGGAGCCACCGACTATACCTCGTCCATCG ACGTGTGGTCGGCCGGCTGCGTCCTGGCCGAGCTCCTCCTGGGCCAGCCCATCTTCCCCGGGGACAGCGGCGTAGACCAGCTGGTGGAGATTATCAAG GTGCTGGGGACGCCGACGCGGGAGCAGATCCGGGAGATGAACCCAAATTACACTGAGTTCAAGTTCCCCCAGATTAAGGCCCATCCCTGGACGAAG GTCTTCAAGTCCCGGACCCCTCCCGAGGCCATCGCCCTGTGCTCCCACCTGCTGGAGTACACCCCCGCCACCAGGCTGTCCCCCTTGGAGGCCTGTGCCCACAGCTTCTTCGACGACCTGCGAAGCCCTGGGGCCCAGCTCCCCAACAGCCGGCAGCTGCCCCCCCTCTTCAACTTTAGCTCCAGTG AGCTTTCCATCCAGCCAAGTCTCAATGGTATCCTCGTCCCTTCCCACCTGAGGAGTCCCGCGGCCTCCATCTCCTGCCCCCCGTCCTCACTTG TTTTAGGGGAGACCCAGGAGCGGCCGGGACAGGAGCCTTCCACGTCTGTCGCCAACTCCTCCTGA